Proteins found in one Triticum urartu cultivar G1812 chromosome 4, Tu2.1, whole genome shotgun sequence genomic segment:
- the LOC125554283 gene encoding RING-H2 finger protein ATL1-like, whose translation MSSVSPFPPPSPSSASVPMVVITVVGILAAFALLAGYYAFVTRCQPLRALLSRGGPTTSVSPGPSPPAAADEKRGLGLPLIRMLPVVRFTAAEDAAAPRISVSECAVCLSEFAERERVRLLPGCSHAFHIDCIDTWLQGSARCPFCRRDVTLPAPHAQYHRPPPPFRRRDEQLPTSATGGNDNGGSIVIEVRGERETWSDGRRGRKKKAESLGDEAVDTRTKKGEFAAVQPMRRSLSMDSCDAKRRQLYLSVVREFLAQS comes from the coding sequence ATGAGCTCGGTATCGCCATTCCCACCCCCCTCGCCGTCGAGCGCGAGCGTCCCGATGGTGGTGATCACCGTGGTGGGGATACTCGCGGCGTTCGCGCTGCTGGCGGGCTACTACGCCTTCGTCACCCGGTGCCAGCCGCTCCGCGCGCTGCTCTCGCGCGGCGGCCCCACGACGTCGGTGAGCCCCGGCCCCTCCCCGCCGGCGGCGGCCGACGAGAAGCGGGGCCTCGGGCTGCCGCTCATCCGCATGCTCCCCGTCGTCCGGTTCACGGCGGCGGAGGACGCGGCGGCGCCGAGGATCTCCGTGTCGGAGTGCGCCGTGTGCCTGAGCGAGTTCGCGGAGCGGGAGCGCGTGCGGCTGCTGCCCGGCTGCTCCCACGCCTTCCACATCGACTGCATCGACACCTGGCTGCAGGGCAGCGCCCGGTGCCCCTTCTGCCGGAGGGACGTCACCCTGCCGGCGCCGCACGCGCAATACCatcggccgccgccgcccttccGCCGTCGGGACGAGCAGCTCCCGACCAGCGCCACCGGCGGCAACGACAACGGCGGGAGCATCGTGATCGAGGTGAGAGGGGAGCGCGAGACCTGGTCCGACGGCAGGAGGGGCCGGAAGAAGAAGGCGGAGAGCCTGGGCGACGAGGCGGTGGACACGAGGACGAAGAAAGGGGAGTTCGCGGCGGTGCAGCCGATGCGGCGGTCGCTCTCCATGGACTCGTGCGACGCCAAGCGGCGGCAGCTCTACCTGTCCGTCGTCCGGGAGTTCCTCGCGCAGAGCTAG